Proteins encoded together in one Mycobacterium sp. MS1601 window:
- a CDS encoding cell division protein FtsQ/DivIB produces the protein MTGPQDRDVPQAASDAGAQEQEEPVTPPSELSDSSSVATSTHTAEEPGDLEGPRRRERRERAERREAENRAKAIEEARRDAKRKAQGAPSVDIRPPRRGTVRGLKVVLWTIGLVVLATGLGLALYVTPLMSARDIVVVGAQEITRDEVIATSQVTEGTPLLQINTDVVAQRVAAIRRVASARVQREYPSTLRITIVERIPIAVKDFPDGPHLYDRDGVDFATGPAPLNLPYLDVENPAPSDLPTQAALAVLTALRPEVAGQVGRVAAPSVASITLTLTDGRVVVWGTEDRTQEKADKLAALLTQPGQTYDVSSPDLPTVK, from the coding sequence GTGACCGGGCCGCAGGATCGCGACGTCCCGCAGGCGGCATCGGACGCCGGGGCGCAGGAGCAGGAAGAGCCGGTGACACCACCGTCAGAGCTCTCCGACAGCTCGTCGGTGGCCACCTCGACGCACACCGCCGAAGAGCCGGGTGATCTCGAGGGCCCGCGTCGGCGCGAGCGTCGGGAACGGGCCGAACGTCGCGAAGCCGAGAACAGGGCCAAGGCCATCGAGGAGGCTCGGCGGGACGCCAAGCGCAAGGCGCAGGGTGCACCCTCGGTGGACATCCGCCCGCCGCGGCGTGGCACGGTGCGCGGTCTGAAGGTGGTGCTGTGGACGATCGGCCTGGTGGTGCTGGCGACCGGGCTGGGGCTGGCCCTGTACGTCACCCCGCTGATGTCGGCACGCGACATCGTGGTGGTGGGCGCTCAGGAGATCACCCGTGACGAGGTGATCGCCACTTCGCAGGTCACAGAGGGCACCCCGCTGCTGCAGATCAACACCGACGTGGTGGCCCAGCGCGTGGCCGCGATCCGGCGTGTCGCCAGTGCCAGGGTGCAGCGCGAGTATCCGTCGACGCTGCGCATCACCATCGTGGAGCGAATCCCCATCGCGGTGAAGGACTTTCCCGACGGTCCGCACCTCTATGACCGCGACGGCGTGGACTTCGCCACCGGGCCCGCGCCGCTGAACCTGCCGTACCTGGATGTGGAGAACCCCGCTCCCAGCGACCTGCCCACGCAGGCGGCGCTGGCGGTCCTGACGGCGTTGCGACCCGAGGTGGCCGGACAGGTGGGACGGGTGGCCGCACCGTCGGTGGCGTCGATCACGCTGACCCTGACCGACGGGCGGGTGGTGGTGTGGGGAACCGAGGATCGCACGCAGGAGAAAGCTGACAAGCTGGCGGCGCTGCTGACCCAGCCCGGCCAGACCTACGACGTGTCGAGCCCTGATCTGCCCACCGTCAAGTAA
- the ftsZ gene encoding cell division protein FtsZ, which yields MTPPHNYLAVIKVVGIGGGGVNAVNRMIEQGLKGVEFIAINTDAQALLMSDADVKLDVGRDSTRGLGAGADPEVGRKAAEDAKDEIEELLRGADMVFVTAGEGGGTGTGGAPVVATIARKLGALTVGVVTRPFSFEGKRRSNQAEAGINALRESCDTLIVIPNDRLLQMGDAAVSLMDAFRSADEVLLNGVQGITDLITTPGLINVDFADVKGVMSGAGTALMGIGAARGDGRALKAAEIAINSPLLEASMEGAQGVLLSVAGGSDLGLFEINEAASLVQDSAHPDANIIFGTVIDDSLGDEVRVTVIAAGFETGSASRKPAVGAPGTSQQQVAQGRAGKVSSSLFEPADAASVPLHTNGATVRVGGPDDDDDVDVPPFMRH from the coding sequence ATGACCCCCCCGCACAACTACCTCGCCGTCATCAAGGTGGTCGGCATCGGCGGCGGCGGCGTCAATGCCGTCAACCGCATGATCGAACAGGGCCTCAAAGGTGTCGAGTTCATCGCCATCAACACCGATGCCCAGGCATTGCTGATGAGTGATGCCGACGTCAAGCTCGACGTCGGGCGTGATTCGACCCGTGGTCTCGGTGCGGGCGCCGATCCCGAGGTGGGCCGCAAAGCCGCCGAAGACGCCAAGGACGAGATCGAGGAGCTGCTGCGCGGCGCCGACATGGTGTTCGTCACCGCGGGTGAGGGTGGCGGCACCGGAACCGGTGGTGCGCCCGTGGTGGCCACCATCGCGCGCAAGCTCGGCGCCCTGACCGTCGGCGTGGTGACGCGGCCGTTCTCCTTCGAGGGCAAGCGCCGCAGCAACCAGGCCGAAGCCGGCATCAATGCCCTGCGTGAGAGCTGCGACACGCTGATCGTCATCCCCAACGACCGGCTGCTGCAGATGGGTGACGCCGCGGTCTCGTTGATGGACGCGTTCCGCAGCGCCGACGAGGTACTGCTCAACGGCGTGCAGGGCATCACCGACCTGATCACCACTCCCGGTCTGATCAACGTCGACTTCGCCGACGTCAAGGGCGTGATGAGCGGAGCGGGCACCGCGCTGATGGGCATCGGCGCCGCCCGCGGCGACGGCCGTGCGCTCAAGGCCGCGGAGATCGCCATCAACTCGCCGCTGCTCGAGGCCAGCATGGAGGGCGCCCAGGGCGTGCTGCTGTCGGTGGCCGGCGGCAGTGACCTGGGTCTGTTCGAGATCAACGAGGCCGCCTCGCTGGTCCAGGATTCGGCGCATCCCGACGCCAACATCATCTTCGGCACCGTCATCGACGACTCCCTCGGCGACGAGGTGCGGGTGACGGTGATCGCCGCCGGGTTCGAGACCGGTTCCGCCAGCCGCAAGCCGGCGGTCGGTGCGCCCGGAACCAGTCAGCAGCAGGTTGCGCAGGGCCGGGCGGGCAAGGTGTCGTCCTCGCTGTTCGAGCCGGCCGACGCGGCCAGTGTCCCGCTGCACACCAACGGTGCAACGGTCCGGGTGGGTGGGCCCGACGATGACGACGACGTTGACGTGCCGCCCTTCATGCGTCACTGA
- the pgeF gene encoding peptidoglycan editing factor PgeF, whose amino-acid sequence MSVKIRRVFTTRAGGVSAPPYDSFNLGDHVGDDPKAVADNRARLAKGIGLAPDRLIWMNQIHSAHVVRVDEPRDSAVDATDALVTTTPGLALVVVTADCVPVLLGDARAGVVAAAHAGRVGAQNGVVVRTVEAMVEAGAHVDDISVLLGPAVSGVNYEVPEAMAAEVEAALPGSRTVTSRRTPGLDLRAGIDRQLRGLGITAISVDPRCTVADPTLFSHRRGAPTGRLASVVWME is encoded by the coding sequence CTGAGCGTGAAGATCCGCCGCGTCTTCACCACGCGGGCCGGCGGCGTCTCGGCCCCGCCGTACGACTCGTTCAATCTGGGTGATCATGTCGGCGACGACCCGAAGGCCGTCGCCGACAACCGCGCACGACTGGCGAAGGGGATCGGGCTGGCACCCGATCGCCTGATCTGGATGAACCAAATCCACAGTGCGCATGTGGTGCGGGTCGATGAGCCCCGGGATTCCGCGGTGGACGCCACCGATGCACTGGTGACGACCACGCCTGGGCTGGCCCTGGTGGTGGTCACCGCCGACTGCGTGCCCGTTCTTCTCGGTGATGCCCGTGCCGGTGTGGTCGCCGCGGCGCACGCGGGTCGTGTCGGAGCCCAGAACGGCGTGGTTGTCCGTACCGTCGAGGCCATGGTCGAGGCCGGAGCTCACGTCGACGACATCTCGGTACTGCTCGGGCCCGCCGTCAGCGGAGTGAACTACGAAGTGCCCGAGGCCATGGCGGCCGAGGTCGAGGCCGCTCTGCCGGGCAGTCGTACGGTGACTTCCCGGCGCACACCGGGGCTGGATTTGCGGGCCGGAATCGACCGTCAACTGCGAGGTTTGGGTATCACCGCAATCTCGGTCGACCCCCGATGCACCGTCGCCGACCCCACTTTGTTCAGCCATCGCCGGGGTGCGCCCACCGGTAGGCTCGCCTCGGTGGTGTGGATGGAATGA
- a CDS encoding cell division protein SepF, which translates to MSTLHKVKAYFGMAPLEDYDDEYYEDDDRGAARGYPRRTERFGAEDGPAGYDRYGDPRDREYDDLRDAREPEYAPSYRGAYAEEPRFRPREFERPAPRLGGMRGASTRGALAMDPRRMAEIFEAGSPLSKITTLRPKDYSEARTIGERFRDGNPVIMDLVSMDNADAKRLVDFAAGLAFALRGSFDKVATKVFLLSPADVEVTPEERRRMAEAGFYN; encoded by the coding sequence ATGAGCACACTGCATAAGGTCAAGGCCTACTTCGGAATGGCTCCGCTGGAGGATTACGACGACGAGTACTACGAGGACGACGACCGCGGCGCCGCACGCGGATATCCGCGCCGCACAGAGCGTTTCGGTGCCGAAGACGGTCCCGCGGGCTATGACCGCTACGGTGACCCGCGCGACCGCGAGTACGACGACCTGCGTGACGCCCGCGAGCCCGAGTACGCACCCTCCTACCGCGGCGCCTACGCCGAGGAGCCCCGCTTCCGTCCGCGCGAATTCGAGCGGCCCGCACCCCGGCTGGGTGGCATGCGTGGCGCGAGCACCCGCGGCGCCCTGGCGATGGACCCACGCCGGATGGCCGAAATCTTCGAAGCAGGTAGCCCGTTGTCCAAGATCACCACGCTGCGTCCCAAGGACTACAGCGAGGCCCGCACCATCGGTGAACGGTTCCGTGACGGCAACCCGGTGATCATGGACCTGGTGTCCATGGACAACGCCGATGCCAAGCGTCTGGTCGATTTCGCCGCCGGTCTGGCCTTCGCGCTGCGGGGTTCGTTCGACAAGGTGGCCACCAAGGTGTTCCTGCTGTCGCCTGCCGACGTCGAGGTCACTCCCGAAGAGCGTCGCCGGATGGCTGAAGCGGGCTTCTACAACTGA
- a CDS encoding YggT family protein gives MALFFEILGFALFVFWLLLIARVVVEFIRSFSRDWHPRGFTVVVLEIIMTVTDPPVKLLRRLIPQLTIGAVRFDLSIMVLLLLAFIGMQLAFGAAV, from the coding sequence TTGGCGCTCTTTTTCGAAATCCTGGGCTTCGCGCTGTTCGTCTTCTGGTTGCTGCTCATCGCTCGGGTCGTCGTCGAGTTCATCCGCTCGTTCAGCAGGGACTGGCACCCACGTGGCTTCACCGTGGTGGTGCTCGAGATCATCATGACGGTCACCGATCCACCGGTGAAGCTGCTGCGCAGGCTCATTCCGCAGCTCACCATCGGTGCGGTGCGTTTTGATCTCTCGATCATGGTGCTGCTGCTTCTGGCCTTCATCGGCATGCAGCTGGCCTTCGGCGCTGCGGTCTGA
- the wag31 gene encoding DivIVA-like cell division protein Wag31, whose product MPLTPADVHNVAFSKPPIGKRGYNEDEVDAFLDLVENELTRLIEENADLRQRVSELDQELASARAGGGVSATQAIPLYQPEQEPEAAPAPQPAYEAPPAPAPVAAAPQGEEAHLKAARVLALAQDTADRLTGTAKAEADKLLADARANADAMVSEAKRTAESTVTEARNRADAMLSDAQNRSETQLRQAQEKADALQADAERKHSEIMGTINQQRTVLEGRLEQLRTFEREYRTRLKTYLESQLEELGQRGSAAPVDSSAGNDGGFNQFNRGNN is encoded by the coding sequence ATGCCGCTTACACCAGCCGACGTGCACAATGTTGCGTTCAGTAAGCCGCCGATCGGCAAGCGTGGCTACAACGAAGACGAGGTCGATGCCTTCCTCGATCTGGTGGAGAACGAGCTGACACGGCTCATCGAGGAGAACGCCGACCTGCGTCAGCGGGTCAGCGAGCTCGACCAGGAGCTGGCCTCGGCCCGCGCCGGGGGAGGCGTGTCGGCCACGCAGGCCATCCCGCTGTACCAGCCCGAGCAGGAGCCCGAAGCAGCCCCGGCTCCGCAGCCGGCCTACGAGGCTCCGCCCGCGCCCGCTCCGGTGGCCGCAGCGCCGCAGGGCGAAGAGGCCCACCTCAAGGCCGCTCGTGTGCTGGCCCTGGCGCAGGACACCGCGGACCGGCTCACCGGCACCGCCAAGGCCGAGGCGGACAAACTGCTCGCCGACGCCCGCGCCAACGCCGACGCCATGGTCAGCGAGGCCAAGCGCACCGCTGAGTCCACGGTCACCGAGGCGCGCAACCGCGCCGACGCCATGCTGTCGGACGCGCAGAACCGCTCCGAGACCCAGCTGCGTCAGGCGCAGGAGAAGGCCGATGCACTGCAGGCCGACGCCGAGCGCAAGCACTCCGAGATCATGGGCACCATCAACCAGCAGCGCACAGTGCTGGAAGGTCGCCTCGAGCAACTGCGCACCTTCGAGCGCGAGTACCGCACACGGCTCAAGACCTACCTGGAGTCCCAGCTGGAAGAGCTGGGCCAGCGCGGCTCGGCGGCCCCGGTGGATTCCAGCGCGGGCAATGACGGTGGCTTCAACCAGTTCAACCGGGGCAACAACTAA
- a CDS encoding phosphoribosyltransferase, translating to MAAGFLRRRHSHGFADRDDAGMVLAQALGPRTDAVVIGLARGGVPVAARVARELGAALDVMLVRKLGVPGQPELALGAITAGVMVFNEPLIADLEVAEEDIDVIVEREQRELARREQAYRQGGPAVEIAGRTVILVDDGVATGASMRVAALTLRDVGVGHLVIAVPTGPAWVTELFADVADEVVCVHNPRPFIAVGLSYADFDQVTDDAVVAALNDV from the coding sequence ATGGCCGCAGGCTTTCTCCGCCGCCGGCATTCCCACGGCTTCGCCGACCGCGACGATGCCGGGATGGTGTTGGCGCAGGCCCTCGGCCCGCGGACCGACGCGGTGGTGATCGGCCTGGCCCGCGGCGGCGTGCCCGTGGCCGCCAGGGTGGCACGGGAACTCGGCGCGGCGCTGGACGTGATGTTGGTCCGCAAGCTGGGCGTACCCGGGCAGCCCGAACTGGCGCTGGGTGCCATCACGGCCGGAGTCATGGTCTTCAACGAGCCGCTGATCGCCGACCTCGAGGTGGCCGAGGAGGACATCGACGTCATCGTCGAGCGAGAACAGCGTGAACTCGCCCGCCGTGAGCAGGCGTATCGGCAGGGTGGTCCGGCAGTCGAGATCGCCGGGCGCACCGTGATCCTGGTGGACGACGGCGTGGCAACCGGCGCGAGCATGCGGGTGGCGGCGCTGACGCTTCGTGACGTCGGCGTGGGTCACCTGGTCATTGCGGTGCCCACCGGGCCGGCGTGGGTGACGGAGTTGTTCGCGGACGTCGCCGACGAAGTGGTGTGCGTTCACAACCCACGACCGTTCATCGCGGTGGGACTGTCCTACGCCGACTTCGACCAGGTGACCGATGATGCCGTGGTGGCTGCCCTCAACGACGTCTAG
- a CDS encoding alpha/beta hydrolase family protein: protein MNACVLVLPGGKPTSDQPTRPWQLAQVRVALLAAELRREFGGAVPVRRVRYRMRGWNAPRLDALSDARAVLTDITAMVVPDRVVLVGHSMGARVAAHLAGEHPVGAVVALAPWWPADDAARITPATRLLAVHGTADTWTDPRSSRVQVTRAGERGVDAEWIGLDRADHFLLRRWPDWTALTVRLIRAQLGV, encoded by the coding sequence GTGAACGCATGTGTCCTGGTGCTGCCAGGCGGCAAACCGACCAGCGATCAGCCCACCCGCCCGTGGCAGCTGGCTCAGGTCAGGGTGGCGCTGTTGGCGGCGGAGCTTCGCCGCGAGTTCGGCGGCGCGGTACCGGTGCGCCGGGTGCGCTATCGGATGCGTGGGTGGAACGCGCCGCGCCTGGACGCACTGTCGGATGCGCGGGCCGTTCTCACCGACATCACCGCGATGGTGGTCCCTGACCGCGTGGTGCTTGTCGGGCATTCCATGGGCGCCCGGGTGGCTGCTCACCTGGCCGGTGAGCACCCCGTCGGCGCGGTGGTCGCGCTGGCTCCGTGGTGGCCAGCCGATGACGCGGCTCGGATCACGCCCGCAACCCGACTGCTGGCAGTACACGGCACCGCCGACACCTGGACCGATCCGCGTTCGTCACGGGTGCAGGTCACGCGGGCCGGTGAACGCGGCGTCGACGCCGAATGGATCGGACTCGACAGGGCCGATCATTTCCTGCTGCGGCGCTGGCCGGACTGGACTGCCCTGACCGTCCGGCTGATTCGCGCTCAGCTGGGAGTTTGA
- a CDS encoding TIGR01777 family oxidoreductase — protein MGIEYSSVLDHPIDEVFTWHARPGAIHRLIPPWQPMTAVQEATSLRDGRAVLGLPGGLRWYAQHDGDAYDPPRRFADELTAGGLRSWPTLATGRWRHTHQFADRGDGTTLLTDTVDTPVPARLLRSTFRYRHRQTADDLAAHRAAGLAPMTVAITGATGLVGTALAAFLSTGGHRVIRLTRTPASSPDERQWDPLAPSADLLEGVDAVVHLAGASIAGRFTAGHKAAIRDSRIEPTRRLAELAARGGPQVFVSASAIGFYGYDRGDELLHEDSSRGDGFLADVVADWEAATAPAVDAGLRVVLVRTGIVQAARGGTLQLLRPLFSAGLGGKLGDGRQWLSWVGIDDLTDIYHRALYDPRLSGPVNAVGHEPVRNLEYTKALAAVLHRPAILPVPSLGPRVLLGSEGVRELAEASQRVLPTKLAGVGHHFRHADVTDALAHQLGHD, from the coding sequence ATGGGCATCGAATACAGCAGCGTCCTGGACCATCCGATCGACGAGGTGTTCACCTGGCACGCCCGGCCCGGTGCGATTCATCGGCTGATCCCGCCCTGGCAGCCCATGACCGCGGTGCAGGAAGCGACGTCACTGCGCGACGGGCGCGCTGTTCTGGGATTGCCGGGCGGGCTGCGCTGGTACGCCCAGCACGACGGCGACGCCTACGATCCGCCGCGCCGCTTCGCCGACGAATTGACCGCAGGAGGCCTGCGGTCCTGGCCCACGCTGGCCACCGGCCGGTGGCGCCACACTCATCAGTTCGCCGACCGCGGAGACGGCACGACGTTGTTGACCGATACCGTCGACACCCCGGTACCCGCCCGGCTACTGCGCTCGACATTCCGGTACCGGCACCGCCAGACCGCCGACGATCTGGCCGCTCACCGCGCCGCGGGTTTGGCGCCGATGACGGTGGCGATCACCGGAGCAACCGGGTTGGTAGGCACCGCGCTGGCCGCGTTTCTGTCCACCGGCGGCCACCGGGTGATCCGGCTGACCCGCACTCCGGCCTCGAGCCCCGATGAGCGCCAATGGGATCCGCTGGCTCCCTCGGCGGATCTGTTGGAGGGGGTGGACGCGGTGGTGCACCTGGCCGGGGCGTCCATCGCGGGCCGATTCACCGCCGGGCACAAAGCGGCGATCCGTGACAGCCGCATCGAACCCACCCGACGCCTGGCCGAACTCGCGGCCCGTGGCGGCCCGCAGGTGTTCGTCAGCGCCTCGGCCATCGGGTTCTACGGCTACGACCGCGGTGACGAGTTGCTGCATGAGGACAGTTCCCGCGGTGACGGTTTCCTGGCCGACGTGGTGGCCGACTGGGAGGCCGCCACCGCACCTGCCGTGGATGCCGGGTTGCGAGTTGTGTTGGTGCGCACCGGAATTGTGCAGGCCGCCCGGGGTGGGACCCTGCAGTTGCTGCGGCCGCTGTTCAGCGCGGGCCTGGGCGGCAAACTCGGCGACGGCAGGCAATGGCTGTCGTGGGTGGGCATCGACGACCTGACCGACATCTACCACCGCGCCCTCTACGACCCCCGGCTCTCGGGGCCGGTCAATGCCGTGGGCCATGAACCGGTGCGCAACCTCGAGTACACCAAGGCGTTGGCCGCGGTGCTGCACCGACCGGCGATCCTTCCGGTGCCGTCGCTGGGACCGCGGGTGCTGCTGGGGTCAGAAGGCGTGCGAGAGCTGGCGGAGGCCAGTCAGCGGGTGCTGCCGACCAAGCTCGCCGGAGTCGGGCATCACTTCCGCCATGCCGACGTCACTGATGCGTTGGCTCACCAACTGGGACACGACTGA
- a CDS encoding type 1 glutamine amidotransferase, whose amino-acid sequence MARSVLFIYNDPNAPEALLGEVFTEQGFDVDTLNVVPLDRAHDPASVTVEFPDPTSYDVIVPLGSRWSVYNEELRAGWVGAQETLVRSAVDAGVGVLGVCFGGQLVAQALGGSVRKAAVGELGWYEISTDTTDLIPEGPWFEWHSDQFTAPPGATELARTARASQAFVYRTALGLQFHPELDLPLLDLWLADEKGDSSDIARMGVDIEALRARTVAEQDGAGQRLRRLVTGFLDRVSRVPVGEPTHQ is encoded by the coding sequence GTGGCACGCAGCGTCCTGTTCATCTACAACGATCCCAATGCCCCGGAAGCGCTTCTGGGCGAAGTCTTCACCGAGCAGGGGTTCGACGTCGACACCCTCAACGTGGTGCCCCTCGACCGGGCCCACGACCCGGCGTCGGTGACCGTCGAATTCCCGGACCCCACGAGCTACGACGTGATCGTGCCGCTGGGCTCACGCTGGTCGGTCTACAACGAGGAGCTGCGCGCCGGCTGGGTCGGTGCCCAGGAGACGCTGGTGCGTAGCGCCGTCGACGCCGGAGTCGGGGTGCTCGGTGTGTGTTTCGGTGGCCAGCTGGTGGCCCAGGCGCTCGGCGGGTCCGTCCGCAAAGCTGCCGTGGGCGAACTCGGCTGGTATGAGATCAGCACCGACACAACAGACCTGATTCCGGAAGGCCCGTGGTTCGAGTGGCATTCAGACCAGTTCACCGCACCGCCGGGAGCCACTGAGCTGGCCCGCACCGCACGGGCGTCGCAGGCATTCGTCTACCGCACCGCACTGGGCCTGCAATTTCATCCCGAACTCGATCTGCCCCTGCTGGATCTGTGGCTGGCCGACGAAAAGGGCGACAGCAGTGACATCGCGCGCATGGGCGTGGACATCGAAGCCCTGCGCGCTCGCACCGTCGCCGAGCAGGACGGCGCCGGACAACGGCTGCGCCGGCTGGTGACCGGATTCCTGGACCGCGTCAGTCGTGTCCCAGTTGGTGAGCCAACGCATCAGTGA
- a CDS encoding phospholipase D family protein — MNTITDWFLTDAERGNPASTLAAWSAGNSVRPLVHGATYFDELVAEVEQLGAGDHLFFTDWRGDPDERLRPDGPTIAELFSAAAERGVIVKGLMWRSHLDTLQYSEQENQHLGDDIEAAGGEVLLDQRVRLGGSHHQKLVVLRHRGDPSRDVAFAGGIDLCHSRRDDADHAGDPQSVQMAVAYGDSPPWHDVQLRIQGPAVDHLDATFRERWADPTPIDNNSPLAWLRDKLRGADLEADPLPDRLPPPPRAGELCVQVLRTYPDAHQAYSFAPDGERTIARAYLKAIPRARRLIYLEDQYLWSTEVAQLFAAALRANPDLHLIAVVPRHPDVDGKFALPPNSVGRQKALDVCRRADPDRVHVFDVENHSGTPVYVHAKVCVIDDVWATVGSDNFNRRSWTHDSELACAVVDPTEAFARELRLQLLREHLDRADDGSQDDGLVDPADVIATVNAAAEALQAWHHGGRTGPRPPGRLRPHQPERLGRFTRLWAVPAYRLVYDPDGRSWRERLRNRW, encoded by the coding sequence ATGAACACGATCACCGACTGGTTTCTCACCGACGCCGAACGCGGCAACCCGGCCAGCACATTGGCTGCATGGTCGGCGGGCAACTCGGTGCGACCCTTGGTGCACGGGGCCACGTATTTCGACGAACTGGTTGCCGAGGTCGAACAGTTGGGCGCCGGTGATCACCTGTTCTTCACCGACTGGCGCGGTGATCCCGATGAGCGACTGCGACCGGACGGGCCGACGATCGCCGAGCTGTTCAGTGCCGCGGCCGAGCGCGGTGTCATCGTCAAGGGTCTGATGTGGCGATCACATCTGGACACGCTGCAGTACAGCGAGCAGGAGAATCAGCACCTCGGAGACGACATCGAGGCGGCCGGGGGTGAGGTGTTGCTCGACCAGCGAGTGCGCCTCGGTGGCTCACACCACCAGAAGTTGGTGGTGCTGCGCCACCGTGGCGACCCGTCGCGTGACGTGGCGTTCGCCGGCGGTATCGACCTGTGTCACAGCCGCCGTGACGACGCCGACCACGCGGGGGATCCGCAGTCGGTGCAAATGGCGGTTGCCTACGGAGACAGCCCGCCGTGGCATGACGTCCAGCTGCGGATCCAGGGGCCCGCGGTGGATCATCTGGATGCCACCTTCCGGGAGCGCTGGGCCGATCCGACGCCCATCGACAACAACTCACCGCTGGCCTGGTTGCGTGACAAACTGCGCGGCGCTGATCTCGAGGCCGATCCGCTGCCTGATCGGCTGCCTCCGCCGCCGCGGGCCGGCGAACTCTGTGTGCAGGTACTGCGCACCTATCCCGATGCGCACCAGGCCTATTCGTTCGCCCCGGACGGTGAGCGCACCATCGCGCGGGCCTATCTCAAGGCCATACCGCGGGCTCGCCGGTTGATCTATCTGGAAGACCAGTACCTGTGGTCCACCGAAGTGGCCCAGTTGTTCGCCGCCGCGCTGCGCGCCAATCCCGATCTGCACCTGATTGCGGTGGTGCCGCGCCACCCCGACGTCGACGGGAAGTTCGCCCTACCGCCCAACTCGGTGGGACGGCAGAAGGCGCTGGACGTGTGCCGCCGCGCCGATCCGGATCGAGTTCACGTCTTCGACGTCGAGAACCATTCGGGTACACCGGTGTACGTCCACGCGAAGGTCTGCGTCATCGACGACGTGTGGGCGACCGTCGGCAGCGACAACTTCAACCGACGGTCGTGGACACACGACAGCGAGCTGGCCTGTGCGGTGGTCGACCCCACCGAGGCGTTCGCCAGGGAGTTGCGCCTGCAGCTTCTGCGTGAGCACCTGGACCGTGCCGACGACGGCAGCCAGGACGACGGGCTGGTCGATCCGGCCGACGTCATTGCCACCGTGAACGCCGCCGCCGAAGCACTGCAGGCGTGGCACCACGGCGGCCGGACGGGTCCCCGCCCACCCGGACGTCTGCGTCCGCATCAGCCCGAACGGTTGGGCCGCTTCACCCGGTTGTGGGCGGTGCCGGCGTACAGACTGGTGTACGACCCTGACGGACGTTCGTGGCGGGAACGCCTGCGCAACCGCTGGTGA
- a CDS encoding metallophosphoesterase yields MFIVIVSSILGLAHLYLWKRLIKDTTAPGRTRRILTGVLLGLAVLLVATLIVPRMFGVEESAWFAWPGYIWFALVGYLLLALLVMEPVRLALLPWVRRRPKVAVSTVPDIPDGPSVDSIGLNRRVFLARASAVAAGAASVGLVGVGAATALGPPQVLQVPVRLRRLDPAFSGFRIAVVSDIHLGPLLGRKHTERIVRMINETEPDLVAIVGDLVDGTVEELGHAAEPLQDLVSREGSFFVTGNHEYFVEDTVPWLLELERFGVAPLRNENTLIRRGGAAFNLAGVNDLAGEQRGDPPDYERALAGVDPDAATVLLAHQPVMVEEAATRGVDLQLSGHTHGGQTWPFQYIVGSVQPSLAGLSTHQDTQLYVSRGAGFWGPPVRVGVPPDISILSLDSAQ; encoded by the coding sequence ATGTTCATCGTCATTGTCAGTTCCATCCTCGGGTTGGCGCATCTCTATCTGTGGAAGCGGTTGATCAAAGACACCACGGCACCGGGGCGTACGCGCCGGATTCTGACCGGTGTTCTGCTCGGCTTGGCCGTCCTGTTGGTGGCGACGTTGATCGTGCCGCGGATGTTCGGCGTCGAGGAATCCGCCTGGTTCGCCTGGCCTGGTTACATCTGGTTCGCACTGGTCGGTTATTTGCTGTTGGCGTTGTTGGTGATGGAGCCGGTGCGGTTGGCGCTGCTGCCCTGGGTGCGACGCCGACCCAAGGTTGCGGTGTCGACGGTGCCCGACATTCCCGATGGCCCTTCGGTCGACTCGATCGGACTGAACCGTCGGGTGTTCCTGGCCCGGGCTAGTGCGGTGGCCGCGGGTGCCGCCTCGGTGGGGTTGGTGGGGGTCGGCGCGGCCACTGCGTTGGGACCGCCGCAGGTGCTGCAGGTGCCGGTCCGGCTGCGGCGACTCGATCCGGCGTTCAGCGGGTTTCGGATCGCGGTGGTCTCCGACATCCATCTGGGTCCGTTGCTGGGTCGCAAACACACTGAACGCATCGTCCGGATGATCAACGAGACCGAGCCGGATCTGGTGGCCATCGTCGGCGATCTGGTGGACGGCACCGTCGAGGAACTCGGACACGCCGCTGAACCGTTGCAGGACTTGGTGTCCCGCGAAGGCTCGTTCTTCGTCACCGGCAATCATGAGTACTTCGTGGAGGACACGGTGCCCTGGTTGCTGGAGCTCGAACGCTTCGGGGTGGCACCGTTGCGCAACGAGAACACGTTGATCCGTCGTGGCGGCGCGGCGTTCAATCTGGCCGGCGTCAACGACCTCGCCGGTGAGCAGCGTGGCGACCCACCCGACTACGAGCGTGCGCTGGCCGGCGTCGACCCTGATGCGGCGACGGTGTTGTTGGCGCATCAGCCGGTGATGGTCGAGGAGGCTGCCACCCGCGGGGTGGACCTGCAGCTGTCCGGGCATACCCACGGCGGACAGACCTGGCCGTTCCAGTACATCGTGGGGTCGGTGCAGCCGTCGCTGGCCGGATTGTCCACGCATCAGGACACCCAGTTGTACGTCTCCCGCGGCGCCGGGTTCTGGGGGCCGCCGGTGCGGGTCGGGGTGCCGCCTGATATCTCCATCCTGTCGCTGGATTCCGCGCAGTAG